The following DNA comes from Candidatus Bathyarchaeota archaeon.
TAATTTTTCTCCATTCTGGTGGTGTTGTAAGGTCTAATGCATTAATAAGTGTAGTTTTACCTGCACCAGGTTCTCCGATTACGGTAATGTTCCTCTTCCGAATAAGGCAAAAGTAAAGGTAGGCAGCAGCCTCTGAGGTGAGCGTACCGTTTTCCACAAGCTCAGGAAGAGTAAAGTACCGTTTCCTGAGTTTACGAATGTCAAGGTGGAAACCGTCAACCGCCAAGGGGTGAATGTCCACTGAAAAACGGGTTTGAAAACTTTCAGTAGACAATTCTGCTTTAAGCGAAGGCGTAGCAAAGTCTAGGCGGGATCCACTTGAAGCCCTTAGCCTCGTTTGTATTGCGATAATTTCCCTTTTTGAAAGGTTAAGGTTTGAACGACATCTTCCCCATTTTCTGTGATCCAAATAAATAAAGTCTGCCGGATTATCGAGGAAAATCTCTTCTACGTTCTCATCGAGAAGAAGTGGCATAACTCTTACCATATGAAGTGATTTATATGCTGCCAGTTGGGCTGCCCTTTCAAGCGCGTCCATGCGCAAATCTAAATTCTGAGCCTTCAATAAACTGAGGGCTTCGTCAATCCGATTTTTAATGAGTTCCTGGAAAATTGGGATTGCAACTTCCAAACGAGGTTCAACACGGTTTTCTAAGGTGGAAGCAACTTCAACGATCAATTTCTTTAAGGTAGGAGGTATTAGGTATGTTACGGAGTAGACCGGCTCGATAAATCGATCTGTACAGTTATATACCTTCACCTTGTATGGCCCGACTTCATAACTATCTAGTAGGAATCCTGAACATTTCGGAACAGGACTTGGATAAGGGCCCTTAGGGGAAAAACATTTTGAGTAAAAGAAGGTCTTGTAAACAGATTTTCTATCTAAATATTTTATTAATTTCCTATTTTTCTCGTAGTATTTGATTAGACGTGTTTCACGGAGGGATTGTTTAACTTTTTGAATTGTACGGAGAATGACCTCCATGCAACGCTTACACTCGTATTTTTCACTATGCCTTTGTTTTAGGATTTGCTGCTCCCAGAGGAGCAAGTTGTATCCGAAAATTGGGTCGGCGAGAAGTAGCCCTGGAATGGGATCCCTTGAAAAGAACTTGTAGAAAAACTTCCACCAATGTAACTCGCATTCAAATTGGCGATTAAACTTACATTCCGGAGGAAAATGTAATGTCGATGCATAAGCTTCCCTCGCATTTTCAATCGACTTCGCAAACTCATTCAAAAGGGCAACTTGATTGCCTGAATAAACGTATATACCTTTGTCAGTTGAGAAAACAACTTCATTAACATCTCTTACGAAACTGAGTGCAAGGATACAAACAGCCATGC
Coding sequences within:
- a CDS encoding type II/IV secretion system ATPase subunit — encoded protein: MAVCILALSFVRDVNEVVFSTDKGIYVYSGNQVALLNEFAKSIENAREAYASTLHFPPECKFNRQFECELHWWKFFYKFFSRDPIPGLLLADPIFGYNLLLWEQQILKQRHSEKYECKRCMEVILRTIQKVKQSLRETRLIKYYEKNRKLIKYLDRKSVYKTFFYSKCFSPKGPYPSPVPKCSGFLLDSYEVGPYKVKVYNCTDRFIEPVYSVTYLIPPTLKKLIVEVASTLENRVEPRLEVAIPIFQELIKNRIDEALSLLKAQNLDLRMDALERAAQLAAYKSLHMVRVMPLLLDENVEEIFLDNPADFIYLDHRKWGRCRSNLNLSKREIIAIQTRLRASSGSRLDFATPSLKAELSTESFQTRFSVDIHPLAVDGFHLDIRKLRKRYFTLPELVENGTLTSEAAAYLYFCLIRKRNITVIGEPGAGKTTLINALDLTTPPEWRKITVEDVVESIAQTSLGNHQTRLKVEPFESFHHKSRKKSTEIIKLLHRAPDWIYLGEIQTAEHSKAMFHALSTGLRGLQTCHAASPEQAIIRWVIHHEVPIVCMFDLDILIHIKKLMLKGCEFRKVVRICEIKPPDTIDKAHEVNLAISSVGLQDIFSWNPARGTLERSCDLFTTPVLQRIKRLEFFDKERFDKEINAYKFLFEELARNKIFEVDDVTRIFHRLHAEQLHRECAEKLDRSFLMKIYVGKLGSSV